ccattttctatatatttgaAGGAATGTATCCAGATCTTAtcggggaaaagaaaaagatgcagGCCGGTAATTCGTCCAGCGAAGATCAGAAGTTTCTGGTACGAAGATTACAAATCTCAGACAAAAGCAAGGGTTTTATAGAGCTGCTGCGACAACTAACCTTTTGTGACTCTGTTTCTGACAATGACTTTGAAGATCGATTTCATGAGATCAGCTCCCTTGGAGATCACCACGTTATTTGTGTCATAGAAGATGAAACGTCTGAGAAGATCATTGCAACTGGGAGCGTGTTCATTGAGAATAAGTTTCTGAGGAATTGCGGCAAAGTTGGGCACATTGAAGATGTTGTGATCGACTCCAATGCTCGGGGGATGCAATTAGGCAAGAAAGTCATTGCATTCCTCACAGATCATGCTCGTTCTATGGGTTGCTATAAGGTGATTCTTGACTGCAGTTTGGAGAACAGGGCATTCTATGAGAAATGCGGTTTCAAGCAAAAGGAAATTCAGATGGTCAagtattttgtgtgattttcttaCTGCAA
This sequence is a window from Carya illinoinensis cultivar Pawnee chromosome 9, C.illinoinensisPawnee_v1, whole genome shotgun sequence. Protein-coding genes within it:
- the LOC122275559 gene encoding glucosamine 6-phosphate N-acetyltransferase-like, whose translation is MYPDLIGEKKKMQAGNSSSEDQKFLVRRLQISDKSKGFIELLRQLTFCDSVSDNDFEDRFHEISSLGDHHVICVIEDETSEKIIATGSVFIENKFLRNCGKVGHIEDVVIDSNARGMQLGKKVIAFLTDHARSMGCYKVILDCSLENRAFYEKCGFKQKEIQMVKYFV